GCGCCTGTATTTACAGGAGCGCTTGCAAGCAAGCGTGCAGGCCGACACGCACTCCATGCTCGACAACCAGAACCAGTTGCTGAGCGTTTTCGTCGGCCAGCAAACGCAAGGCCTCATCGCCCAGGACACAGTCGACACCCAACGCATGGAAGCTCGGCGTGCCACCCAGCAATGGCAGGACGCAAGCGCCGATCATGCCAGTGCACAGCAGGCGTTGGCGTGGGTTACCGGGTATCAGGCCGCACCTTCGACAGCGGCCACGACAGACCCTGCAGTTGACCTGCAGCCCCCACCCTGGCTGATCGAACTCTCGTCCCATCGGCTGTTGCAACGCTTCGATGTACGCCAATGCGAACAGGTCCTGCACGCCGCGAACGCCAACATAGGCGCGGCGCGAGCGGCGTTCTTCCCCTCGATCACCTTGAGCACCGGCGCCGGCATCGCCAGCCCGCACTTGAGCACCTTGTTTTTATCCGGCAGCGGCGCCTGGTTGTTCACCCCGCAACTGAACCTGCCGCTGTTCGACGGTGGCCGCAACCAGGCCAACCTGGACCTGGCCACCGCGCGCCAACAGTCCGCCGTCGCCCAATACGAAAAGACCGTGCAGGACGCCTTCCGCGAAATCGCCGACCTGTTGGCTCAACGTCAGCAAGCGTTGGCCAACGCCACCACGCAAATTGATCTGGCGGCATTGACCGCCTTGAAGGCCAAGCGTCTTGACCAACAGATTGTCGCTGGTGCGGCGGCACGTTCGGAGCACCCGGCGGCGGCCATTCGCCTGACTGAATCGGCCATCGAATTACGCAAGGCCACCTACCAATTATTGTTCAACCGCCTCGCGCTGTATCGCGCGCTGTCCGGCGCACCGCTATTTTCCTCCGCTGAAAGGGTTTCACCATGAACTTGAACACTCCCCCTACCCGCACCGTGCTGTGGGGCGCCGTCTTGATGGCCTGCACGCTGGCGACCCCGGCACAGGCGGCAGACGCCAGCCAGGCAGCCGACAAAACCACCGCCACCCTGGGCCTTGGCATGGGTGTCACGCCGCGCTACATGGGTGCAGACCGCTACCGCGCGCTTGTGCTGCCGATGTTCAAAATCCAGCACGGTGTGCTGTTCGCCGACACCACCCGTGGTGTGGGCCTGCAATTTCAATCCGACAGCGGCTTTGGCGCCAGCGCGGCGATCAACTACGACCTGGGCCGTAAGGAAAAGGATAGCACCAGCCGCCCGGGCGCCCGCGAGTTGAAAGGCATGGGCGATGTCAACGGCGCCACCGTCGCCGACTTCACCCTCAGCCAGCAACTGCTTGACTGGCTGTCGGTCAGCGGCGAAGCCGAACTGCGCATGGCCGGCGAGCACCGTGGCAACCGCTACCGCTTTGGCCTGGAAGGCATCCTGGTTCATACCGACAGCGATACCCTGGCCCTGGACATCGACGCCCATGCCGGCGATGGCCGCTACAACCAGACTTTCTTCGGCGTCACCCAGGCACAGAGCCAACGTTCACTCTACGGGCGATACGACGCTGATGCTGGGATCTACGCCTACTCTGCCGCCTTGAACTGGCAGCACAGCCTGGACGCGCACTGGTCGACGCTGGTCAGCCTGACGCTGACCCAGTACGCCGACCAGGCCCGTAACAGCCCGCTGGTCAGGCGTGAAAGCGCCGGCATGGGCATGTTCGCCATCAACTACACCTTCTGATAACGAGGCGCCAGGCATGCAGGGTTTTGCTCAGTTGTTCCGTCTTTGGGGCCGTCCCCTGCTGCTCGGCGTTGCCTGCCTGATGGTGGCGGCCTGTTCGCGCGAGAAACCGGCGCCGGAGCCGACCGTAAGGTCGGTGAAAATCACCACCGTACACGCCGCAGAGGCCTACGCTGCGCCGTTGACCGGTGTGGTACGCCAACGACAACGCGCGGCCCTGGCCTTCGAAGGCGCGGGCCGATTGGTGGCGCTGAACGTCGACGTCGGCGATAGCGTAAAACAAGGCCAGGTGTTGGCAAGCCTGGACACGGCGGCTGTGCGCTTGCGTCTGAAACAAGCGCAGGCGGCGCTGTTCGCCAGTGTGGCGCAAACCGGCGAGCGCAAGCGCAACAAACTCCGCCAGCAACAGCTGTATGCCCAGGGCAGCGTCGCGGCCAGCGCCGTGGAGCAAGCCGAAGCGGCGTGGCAGGCTGCCGTCGCACAGCAGGCTGCCGATGAAGCTGCACTGGACTTGGTACGACGCGATCAGCGCCAGGGCCAACTGATTGCGCCGTTTGACGGCCGCGTCGTGGCACGACCCGCGCAGTTGTACAGCGAGTTGTCGCCCGGCCAAGTGGTGATGGAGCTGGAGGCCGGCGGCGCGTTACAAGTCATCGTGCAAATCCCGGTGGAACAGGCCGTCGGCCTCAAGCCTGGCGACCACGCCGTCGCCAGCGACCCGGCAGCACCCGGCTCAAGCCTGCCGCTGGTGCTCGAGGGCTTGTCGACGCGCGCGCAGAACGGCCTGTTGCAAAGCGCGCGTTTCCGCCTGAACGCCCACGACCTCGTGCTCCCCAGCGGCGTGAACCTCAACGTTCAGTTGGCGGCGCCTGCCGCGCTCGCGCTGTCGATTCCGACCCAGGCGCTACGCATGGAGGGCGACGCCAGCCAGGTGCAGGTGTTCGTCTATGACCCGGCCCAGGGCAAGGTCGCCCTGCGTGAGATCAGGATCGGCCTGATCGACCAGGGCCGTGTCGCCATCGACAACGGCCTCAAGGACGGCGAGCAAGTGGTCGTCACCGGCGTGGCATTCCTCACCGAAGGCCAGCCCGTCAACCTGCTCGCGCCCTCCAGCCGTTTGAGCACACCCGAATGATCAACCTGACCCGTCACGCTCTGGGCGCGAGCCGCCTGACCTTATTCACTGCCTTGTTGATCCTGCTCGCAGGCGTGGCCACGTTCCTGAGCTTTCCGACCCAGGAAGAACCCTCGGTGACGATCCGCGATGCGCTGGTGAGTATCCAATTCCCCGGCCTGCCCAGCGAACGCGCCGAGGAGTTGCTGGCCCAGCCTACCGAAGAAAAACTGCGCGAGCTGTCGCAGATCAAAAATATCGTGACTACCGTCCACCCCGGCAGCGTGGTCATCCAGGTGACGGCCCGCGATGAGATCAAGGACCTGGGCGTGCTGTGGCAGCAGGTGCGCAATAAAGTCGCCGAGGCCGGCGCCAGCTTTCCAGCGGGAACCCAAGGGCCATTTGTCGATGATAATTTCGGACGCGTCGCCGTCGCGTCCATCGCGATTACTGCGCCCGGCTACAGCATGAGCGAGATGCGCGGGCCGCTCAAACGCCTGCGCGATCAGTTGGGCGGGTTACCGGGCATTGGCCAGGTGACGCTGCACGGCGTGCAGGAGCAGCAGCTGTCGATCGATTTCAACCCACAGCGCCTGGCGGGGCTGGGCTTGTCTCCCCAGCAACTGTTTCAGCAATTGCAGCAACAAAACGTGCTGGCACCCGGCGGCATCGCCGACATTGGCGGGCAAATCACCACCCTGACCGTAACCGGCGAAGTGCTCAGCGTGGAGCAACTGCGCCAGTTGCCGATCCAACTGCCCGACGCCGACGGCACCGCGCAATCGGTAGCACTCGGCGCCATCGCGCAGATCTCGGTGATGGCTGCCGACCCGCCCCAGACCGCTGCGGTGTATCAAGGCCAGGATGCCGTGGTGCTGGCGGTGTCCATGGCGCCAGGACAGAACGTTCATCAATTCGGCGTGGCCTTGCGTGAGCGCTTGGCCCAGCTGGAACAGCAACTGCCGTTGGGTTTCAGCACCCATATGGTGACGTTCCAGGCGGATGTGGTCGATCAGCAGATGGCCAAGATGAAGCATGTGATGATCGAAACCGTGGTCATCGTCATGGCCGTGGTCATGCTGTTCCTCGGCTGGCGCACCGGATTGGTGGTGGGCGCCATTGTGCCGCTGACCATCCTCGGTACGCTGATCGCCATGCGCATGCTCGGTGTCGAGCTGCAAACCGTGTCGATCGCCGCAATCATCCTCGCGCTCGGCCTGCTGGTGGACAACGGCATCGTGATCGCCGAGGACATCGAGCGCCGGCTCCACGCCGGTGAGGATCGACGCCAGGCCTGTGAGGACGCCGGGCGTACCCTGGCGATTCCATTGCTGACCTCGTCACTGGTGATTGTGCTGGCGTTCTCGCCGTTCTTTCTCGGCCAGACCAGCACCAATGAATACCTGCGTTCATTGGCCATCGTGCTCGCCCTTACCCTGCTCGGCTCATGGCTGTTGAGCATTACCGTCACGCCGCTGCTGTGCCTGTATTTTGCCAAGCCCCCACGCCATAAGGCCTCAGAGGACAGCTACGACAGCGGCTTTTACCGAGGTTATCGGGCCGTCATTCGCCGGGTGCTGCAGCACAAGGTGCTGTTTCTGATTGCCATGTTGGTGTTACTGGCCGCCGCCATTTTTGAACTGATGCGCGTGCCGTATGACTTTCTGCCTCAGTCCGACCGCTTGCAGTTCCAGGTGCCTATCACCCTGGAGCCTGGCAGCGGTTCGCGCAAGACCTTGCAGAGCGTGCGTGAGATCAGCCTGTGGCTGAGCAAGGAACCCCAGGTGGCCGACAGTATCGGCTACGTCGGCGATGGCGGGCCGCGTATCGTGCTGGGCCTCAACCCGCCGTTGCCGGCACCGGAAACTGCGTACTTCACCGTCAGCGTCAAGGCCGGTACGGATATCGATGCGGTGATTGCCAACACGCGCCGCTATCTGCTCAAGCAACACCCGGAACTGCGCGCCGAGCCCAAGCGTTTTTCCCTGGGCACCACCGAGGCCGGTGTCGCGATCTATCGCGTGCTGGGCCCGGACGAACAGGTATTGCGCAACCTGGCCGGTCAGATCGAAAAAGCTCTGCGTGACTTGCCGGGCACACTGGATGTGCGCGATGACTGGAGCACACGCCTGGCGCGGTACACCGTCGAGGTCGATCAGCACAGTGCGCGCCGCGCCGGTGTCGACACCCAAGCCATTGCCCAGGCGTTGCAACTGCATTTCGGCGGACTCCAGGTGTCTTCGTTGCAGGACAACCAGACCCGCGTCCCGCTGGTGGTGCGCGAGCCGTCGACCACAACCGATGCCTCTCCCGATCTGCGCGGCATCCTGGTCTACCCGGCCGACGGCTCGACGCCCGTGCCGTTGACGGCCGTTGCCCGTATCGTCGCCTCCAGCGAACCCTCGACGCTGATGCGGCGCAATCAAGAACGTGCCATTACCGTGGTCGGACACAACCCATCGTTGACGGCGACCTCCATCGTCGAGCAGTTGGCACCGCAGGTGGCGGCACTCCCCATGCCGCCGGGCTATCGGATTGAACTGGGCGGTGAAATCGAAGACTCGGCAGACGCCAACCAGGCGTTGCTGCAATACCTGCCCCACGCGCTGATCGCCATGCTGTTGCTGTTCGTCTGGCAGTTCAATTCGTTTCGCAAACTGCTGATTGTGGTCTCGGCGATCCCCTTCGTCCTGATCGGCGTGGCCGTTGCGCTACTGATCACCGGTTACCCGTTCGGCTTCATGGCCACGTTCGGCCTGTTGTCCCTGGCGGGCATTATCGTCAACAACGCCGTGTTGCTGCTCGAACGTATCGAGGCCGAACTCCACGAGGGCCTGCCAGTGTACGAGGCGGTGGTGAACGCCGCCGTGAAACGCCTGCGCCCCATCGTCATGACCAAACTGACCTGCATTATCGGGCTGGTGCCACTGATGCTGTTTGCCGGGCCGCTGTGGAAGGGCATGGCGATCACGCTGATGGGCGGCCTGGCGCTGGGCACGTTGGTCACCCTGGGGTTGATCCCGGTGCTGTACGTATTGCTGTTCACACCGCGTAAACATTCACACATCAAGGCGAACACACCATGAATTTTTCGTTGAAGGCAAAGCGCAATATCAAGTGCATAACTCTCGGGGCCGTGCTGTTTGGCGCGCTGTCGATGAGTATCGGCGCTCAAGCCTCCGCGTTCGTCCACCCAGGCCTGTTGCAGACCGAACAGGACTTCATACGCATCCGCGAAAAACTGGCCAACCATAACCAACCGTGGCTGGCTGGTTGGCAGAAGCTGATCGCCAACCGACACGCATCACTGGCCTGGAACCCGAGCCCGGTCGCGGTGGTTTATCGGGGCGCGGATGGCCGGCATCCGGAAAACTACGCCAGGTTATTCAACGATGCTGCTGCAGCGTACGCATTGGCACTGCGCTGGCAGCTCTCGGGCGACCCCGCGTATGCCGACAAAGCCGTGGCGTTGTTGAACCAGTGGTCCACCACCCTCACGGCCATTGAGGGCACCTCGGACCGATTCCTGGCATCAGGCCTGTACGGTTACCAACTCGCCAATGCCGCAGAATTATTGCGCGGTTATTCAAAGTGGAAGGCTGCGGACTTTCATCAGTTCCAGAGCATGATGCTCACGGTCTTCTACCCGATGAACCATGACTTCCTGGTGCATCACAATAACGCGTTGGTCGATCACTATTGGGCGAACTGGGACCTGGCCAACATGAACTCGATGCTGGCAATTGGCGTGCTGACCGACCGCCGCGATATCTATGATGAAGCGGTCAACTACTTCAAGCATGGCGCCGGCAACGGTTCCATTGAACACGTGGTGTGGAATCTCTACGGCAATGGCCTGGGCCAGGTCCAGGAAAGCGGGCGTGACCAGGCACACACGCTGCTCGACATCGCTTTGCTCGGCAGCTTCTGCCAAATGGCCTGGAGCCAGGGCGACGACCTGTTCGGCTACCAGAACAACCGCGTGCTGCAAGGCGCCGAGTATGTGGCCAAGTACAACCTAGGCCAGGCCGTGCCGTTCACCACCTTCATCAACAGCGCGTTCAAACAGACGGCCATATCGGCCGTCCACCGGGGAGAAATCCGCCCGATATGGGAACTGCTCTACAACCACTACGTCGTGCTTAAAGGCCTCGACGCGCCGAACGTGAAAGCTTTCGCGCACAAAGTCCAGGTGGAAGGTGGCGGTGGCGACTATGGGCCGAACAGCGGCGGCTACGACCAACTGGGGTATGGAACATTGCTCTATTCGCTGGGGGAATACGGCCTGTCCAAAAATGAACTGGTGCCGTAAGGGTCCATCCATGCACCTTCACGGCAGCCACATTTCAGAGCGGTAGCCGGCCGTTCAGCATGTCCCACCACATTTTCCAGTCGCCCCTGAAACTGCTCAGGGGATGCCGGAAGGTGGTAGGCCGGCTGTGCTCAATAAGGAATGCCCCACCCAGGCGAAGGAACTCTCACCATAGATACCCTGACTGCTTCCTCAGAATTCCCAGGCATGGTCGCACCACACCACACAATCAGTTGCCTTTGCGCAGAGAGTATTCAAGGAGGCTTCCCTTTTTTGACAGGTTTTCACCTTCTCACCGGCAACCTGACGACTGATGCCAGTTTGGCAGGCTTCCATTCCATCGCGCCTCGATTCAGTCGGCTTTTAAAGATTGCTCCTACACCTCTACCAAGCACTTCCGACGGCCCCTTCTGAAAAACCTAACAGTCGCGAAAAATGACGAGCCCATCTCTTCGATAAACGTTATGTATTCAGTTGTTCCGGGCAAGACGCCCATGCCTCCATTCGCCTCATGAAGGGCCAGATTCATGCTAAATACTTCGATTATTGCTTCACTGCGTACCGCCGTCGGTACATCCCTGCGCACCCGCCCACTCAATCGAGCGGAAGAGCGACTGATCCGCTACTACCGCTTATTGTCAGAACAGGATCGTGAAGCGGTGCGCTGTCTGATGTTTGCGGTCAAGGAAACCAACCGATCCCAACGCCCTCGCCAATAAAAAGTGACGCAGTTATCTGTCACACCGGCTGGGTTGGACATATGGCCAAGGGCCTTCCCGATGGAGTTTTCCTACCCAGCCGAAGCATGTCTGCAGACCCCACAAGCAACTATATTTTGCACTGCTAGATACCAAGCCCATCGCCGTGGAGGATCTGCGTATTCCCATGTCTGCCTTCGTCACTCGCCAGCCCCGATTTCCCGACGCGGGCCTGACCATCTCCCACAGTGTCGACACCCTGATCCGACAGGATCTGCTCGACGTGCGCCGACACATCCGTGGCGATTGGGGGTGATATGCGTGTAGAGCATCGGTGCTACAACGACGCGGCTCGGGAACTCGGCGGTTGCCTGCTGTCGTCCAGGAAAAAAGACGCCGAAGCGTCTATTACCTAAATCGCAGGCAAAAAAAAGCCACTCGTTAGAGTGGCTTTTTCTTTGTGTTTGGAGCGGGAAACGAGACTCGAACTCGCGACCCCGACCTTGGCAAGGTCGTGCTCTACCAACTGAGCTATTCCCGCGTCTTGGTGGTGTGCATTCTATAGATTCCAGAACACACGTCAACCCCTTGATTCAAAAAAGTTTTATTTCTTTTCAACGGTGGTGCGCAGGTGCGGCCAGGCGGCGCGTAAATACTGAAGCATGGACCACAGGGTCAGGCCCGCGGCGATCAGCAGCAAGGCGTAGCCAATCAGCACCCATACCGAGAAGTCCGATGGGTTGGCCAGCAAAATCACCAGCGCAAGCATTTGCGCGGCGGTTTTCCATTTGCCCATGTTGGAGACGGCCACGTGGGCGCGGGCGCCGATTTCGGCCATCCATTCGCGCAGGGCCGAGACGACGATCTCGCGGCCGATGATCACGGCGGCCGGCAGGGTCAGCCACAGGTTGCCATGTTCCTGCACCAGCAGGACAAGGGCGACGGCGACCATGAGTTTGTCGGCCACAGGGTCAAGGAACGCGCCGAAGGGTGTGCTCTGTTCCAGGCGGCGTGCCAGGTAGCCGTCGAGCCAGTCGGTCGCGGCGGCAAAGGCAAACACCGAGCTGGAGGCGGCATAGCTCCATTCGTAGGGCAAGTAGAACAACAAAATGAAAATCGGGATAAGCAGGACGCGTAGAACGGTGATCAGATTAGGGATATTCATCGGCACAACTGGCTACGAGGTGAGAAGGCATTCTATTCGCTGTGCAGACTTGCATAAATCAATTCTGCGAGCTTTTTACTGATACCGGGTGCTTTGGCTATTTCGTCAATGCTGGCACGGGATAGCTCCTGCAAGCCACCAAAATGTTTAAGCAGGTCGCGACGGCGCGTCGGGCCAACCCCTGCCACCCCTTCCAGGGTTGAGGTTCGCCGGGTTTTGCCACGGCGCGCGCGGTGGCCGGTAATGGCAAAACGGTGGGCTTCGTCGCGAATCTGTTGGATCAGGTGCAATGCAGGCGAGTCGCCCTTCAAAGTGAACTCATGGGCGGCATCATTCAAGTACAACGTCTCGAAACCGGCCTTACGCGTGGCACCCTTGGCCACGCCGAGCAGGATCAGGTCAGGCACCGCCAGTTCGTTGAGCACGTCACGGGCCATGGACAACTGGCCCTTGCCGCCGTCCACCAGCAGGATATCGGGGAGCTTGCCCTCGCCGTCCTTGAGTTTGCTGAAGCGCCGCGTCAGGGCCTGGTGCATGGCCGCGTAGTCATCGCCGGCGGTGACGCCTTCGATGTTGTAGCGCCGGTAATCGGACTTGATCGGCCCTTCCGGCCCGAATACCACGCAAGAGGCCACGGTGGCTTCGCCGCTGGAGTGGCTGATGTCGTAGCATTCCAGGCGCTGGGGCGGCTCGTCGAGGTTGAGGACTTCGGCCAGGGCATCGAAACGTGCCGCAACGTGCTGACGATTGGCCAGGCGCGCGCCCAGGGCCTGTTCGGCGTTGGTCACCGCCAGTTGCTGCCAGCGCGCGCGGGTGCCGCGTACACGGTGGCTGATATCCAGCTCACGGCCGCGCAGTTCGTGGATCGCCTCGATGAGCGTGGGGAAGTCCTCATGCACCACGTTGACGATCAGTTCGGACGGCAAGTCGCGCTCAGGGCTACTCACGTAGTACTGGCCAAGGAAGGCGGCCATGACTTCGGCCACTTCCTCGTCGATACCGGTCTGCGGGAAGAAGTTCTTGCTGCCCAGCACTCGTCCGCCACGCACGCTGATCAGGTGCACACAGGCGCCGCCGGGGTTGACGAAGGCAGCGATCACATCGACGTCGCCAGTGCCGCCCTCCATGCTTTGCTGGTCCTGCACGCGGCGCAGCAGCGAGATCTGGTCGCGCAGCTCGGCGGCCCGTTCGAAATCCAGGGTGCTGGCGGCCTGCTCCATCGCGCCGGAGAGTTCATCGGTGAGGGCATTGCTGCGCCCTTCGAGAAACATCACCGAATGGCGCACATCTTCGGCGTA
The window above is part of the Pseudomonas sp. KBS0710 genome. Proteins encoded here:
- a CDS encoding MipA/OmpV family protein; its protein translation is MNLNTPPTRTVLWGAVLMACTLATPAQAADASQAADKTTATLGLGMGVTPRYMGADRYRALVLPMFKIQHGVLFADTTRGVGLQFQSDSGFGASAAINYDLGRKEKDSTSRPGARELKGMGDVNGATVADFTLSQQLLDWLSVSGEAELRMAGEHRGNRYRFGLEGILVHTDSDTLALDIDAHAGDGRYNQTFFGVTQAQSQRSLYGRYDADAGIYAYSAALNWQHSLDAHWSTLVSLTLTQYADQARNSPLVRRESAGMGMFAINYTF
- a CDS encoding efflux RND transporter permease subunit, with protein sequence MINLTRHALGASRLTLFTALLILLAGVATFLSFPTQEEPSVTIRDALVSIQFPGLPSERAEELLAQPTEEKLRELSQIKNIVTTVHPGSVVIQVTARDEIKDLGVLWQQVRNKVAEAGASFPAGTQGPFVDDNFGRVAVASIAITAPGYSMSEMRGPLKRLRDQLGGLPGIGQVTLHGVQEQQLSIDFNPQRLAGLGLSPQQLFQQLQQQNVLAPGGIADIGGQITTLTVTGEVLSVEQLRQLPIQLPDADGTAQSVALGAIAQISVMAADPPQTAAVYQGQDAVVLAVSMAPGQNVHQFGVALRERLAQLEQQLPLGFSTHMVTFQADVVDQQMAKMKHVMIETVVIVMAVVMLFLGWRTGLVVGAIVPLTILGTLIAMRMLGVELQTVSIAAIILALGLLVDNGIVIAEDIERRLHAGEDRRQACEDAGRTLAIPLLTSSLVIVLAFSPFFLGQTSTNEYLRSLAIVLALTLLGSWLLSITVTPLLCLYFAKPPRHKASEDSYDSGFYRGYRAVIRRVLQHKVLFLIAMLVLLAAAIFELMRVPYDFLPQSDRLQFQVPITLEPGSGSRKTLQSVREISLWLSKEPQVADSIGYVGDGGPRIVLGLNPPLPAPETAYFTVSVKAGTDIDAVIANTRRYLLKQHPELRAEPKRFSLGTTEAGVAIYRVLGPDEQVLRNLAGQIEKALRDLPGTLDVRDDWSTRLARYTVEVDQHSARRAGVDTQAIAQALQLHFGGLQVSSLQDNQTRVPLVVREPSTTTDASPDLRGILVYPADGSTPVPLTAVARIVASSEPSTLMRRNQERAITVVGHNPSLTATSIVEQLAPQVAALPMPPGYRIELGGEIEDSADANQALLQYLPHALIAMLLLFVWQFNSFRKLLIVVSAIPFVLIGVAVALLITGYPFGFMATFGLLSLAGIIVNNAVLLLERIEAELHEGLPVYEAVVNAAVKRLRPIVMTKLTCIIGLVPLMLFAGPLWKGMAITLMGGLALGTLVTLGLIPVLYVLLFTPRKHSHIKANTP
- a CDS encoding efflux RND transporter periplasmic adaptor subunit, which encodes MQGFAQLFRLWGRPLLLGVACLMVAACSREKPAPEPTVRSVKITTVHAAEAYAAPLTGVVRQRQRAALAFEGAGRLVALNVDVGDSVKQGQVLASLDTAAVRLRLKQAQAALFASVAQTGERKRNKLRQQQLYAQGSVAASAVEQAEAAWQAAVAQQAADEAALDLVRRDQRQGQLIAPFDGRVVARPAQLYSELSPGQVVMELEAGGALQVIVQIPVEQAVGLKPGDHAVASDPAAPGSSLPLVLEGLSTRAQNGLLQSARFRLNAHDLVLPSGVNLNVQLAAPAALALSIPTQALRMEGDASQVQVFVYDPAQGKVALREIRIGLIDQGRVAIDNGLKDGEQVVVTGVAFLTEGQPVNLLAPSSRLSTPE
- a CDS encoding efflux transporter outer membrane subunit, whose translation is MPTTASLSKPIQLPERLGAVLLLVGMLTGCSLAPTYQTPALPVPSNLQGTRVTGAPSSTFNSVEALSEEEKQLLAGLDSSAQLPAIVEQALDYNRDLRLALLRVEQARAQFGLSRADRLPTVALGLQRNRQHLHDKAADERYGQDIAVASVGISDFELDFFGRVRSLSEAAQHDYLATHYGALATRKALIVEVARLYLQERLQASVQADTHSMLDNQNQLLSVFVGQQTQGLIAQDTVDTQRMEARRATQQWQDASADHASAQQALAWVTGYQAAPSTAATTDPAVDLQPPPWLIELSSHRLLQRFDVRQCEQVLHAANANIGAARAAFFPSITLSTGAGIASPHLSTLFLSGSGAWLFTPQLNLPLFDGGRNQANLDLATARQQSAVAQYEKTVQDAFREIADLLAQRQQALANATTQIDLAALTALKAKRLDQQIVAGAAARSEHPAAAIRLTESAIELRKATYQLLFNRLALYRALSGAPLFSSAERVSP
- the pgsA gene encoding CDP-diacylglycerol--glycerol-3-phosphate 3-phosphatidyltransferase, which codes for MNIPNLITVLRVLLIPIFILLFYLPYEWSYAASSSVFAFAAATDWLDGYLARRLEQSTPFGAFLDPVADKLMVAVALVLLVQEHGNLWLTLPAAVIIGREIVVSALREWMAEIGARAHVAVSNMGKWKTAAQMLALVILLANPSDFSVWVLIGYALLLIAAGLTLWSMLQYLRAAWPHLRTTVEKK
- a CDS encoding alginate lyase family protein — its product is MNFSLKAKRNIKCITLGAVLFGALSMSIGAQASAFVHPGLLQTEQDFIRIREKLANHNQPWLAGWQKLIANRHASLAWNPSPVAVVYRGADGRHPENYARLFNDAAAAYALALRWQLSGDPAYADKAVALLNQWSTTLTAIEGTSDRFLASGLYGYQLANAAELLRGYSKWKAADFHQFQSMMLTVFYPMNHDFLVHHNNALVDHYWANWDLANMNSMLAIGVLTDRRDIYDEAVNYFKHGAGNGSIEHVVWNLYGNGLGQVQESGRDQAHTLLDIALLGSFCQMAWSQGDDLFGYQNNRVLQGAEYVAKYNLGQAVPFTTFINSAFKQTAISAVHRGEIRPIWELLYNHYVVLKGLDAPNVKAFAHKVQVEGGGGDYGPNSGGYDQLGYGTLLYSLGEYGLSKNELVP
- the uvrC gene encoding excinuclease ABC subunit UvrC, with translation MTTPFDPSAFLSTCSGRPGVYRMFDSEARLLYVGKAKNLKNRLASYFRKTGLAPKTAALVARIAQVETTITANETEALLLEQTLIKEWRPPYNILLRDDKSYPYVYLSDGDFPRLSIHRGAKKAKGKYFGPYPSAGAIRESLSLLQKTFFVRQCEDSFYKNRTRPCLQYQIKRCKAPCVGLVEPAEYAEDVRHSVMFLEGRSNALTDELSGAMEQAASTLDFERAAELRDQISLLRRVQDQQSMEGGTGDVDVIAAFVNPGGACVHLISVRGGRVLGSKNFFPQTGIDEEVAEVMAAFLGQYYVSSPERDLPSELIVNVVHEDFPTLIEAIHELRGRELDISHRVRGTRARWQQLAVTNAEQALGARLANRQHVAARFDALAEVLNLDEPPQRLECYDISHSSGEATVASCVVFGPEGPIKSDYRRYNIEGVTAGDDYAAMHQALTRRFSKLKDGEGKLPDILLVDGGKGQLSMARDVLNELAVPDLILLGVAKGATRKAGFETLYLNDAAHEFTLKGDSPALHLIQQIRDEAHRFAITGHRARRGKTRRTSTLEGVAGVGPTRRRDLLKHFGGLQELSRASIDEIAKAPGISKKLAELIYASLHSE
- a CDS encoding Mpo1-like protein — translated: MGGAFLIEHSRPTTFRHPLSSFRGDWKMWWDMLNGRLPL